In one window of Phycisphaerales bacterium DNA:
- a CDS encoding type II toxin-antitoxin system RelE/ParE family toxin, protein MKRVVSISDAALEELDEVSAYLAIEGSPEAADRWLAVMLLAIHGLHSMPERCPLALEEQFNLSKGKPRLRQLIVGNYRVIFTVKGRAVRVLHVRHAARRPLTPEELG, encoded by the coding sequence GTGAAGCGGGTCGTGTCCATCAGCGACGCGGCACTCGAAGAGCTCGACGAGGTCTCCGCTTACCTGGCGATCGAGGGCTCTCCAGAGGCCGCGGATCGATGGCTCGCCGTCATGCTTCTGGCGATCCACGGCCTCCACTCCATGCCGGAGCGATGCCCGTTGGCGCTGGAGGAGCAGTTCAACCTCAGCAAGGGCAAGCCGCGCCTCCGGCAGCTGATCGTGGGGAACTACAGAGTGATCTTCACCGTGAAGGGACGTGCGGTGCGTGTCCTGCATGTGCGCCACGCGGCTCGGCGGCCCCTGACGCCGGAGGAACTCGGTTAG
- a CDS encoding lysophospholipid acyltransferase family protein, protein MGSVFYTAAKAAFAIPRFAAIRERVFGMEHVPARGPFILAVSHLSHLEPFFVGALVRPHVRWMSRIEFYRPRVAAAFLNAMDAFPVDRFGNASPAVRTAVRILERGGAVGMFPEGGVAVGRESVLRGGAVKQGVCTIAIQAQTAVVPVVVLGTDALLAVRPWLPIKSGRVDVSFGPSIQPPRRDGRSRRALRAEMAGTLTAAFVDLYRDLLRRTGRRDEDVP, encoded by the coding sequence ATGGGCAGTGTCTTCTACACGGCGGCGAAGGCCGCGTTCGCGATCCCACGCTTCGCCGCCATCCGCGAGCGCGTCTTCGGCATGGAGCACGTGCCCGCCCGTGGCCCGTTCATTTTGGCCGTATCACACCTCAGCCACCTTGAGCCCTTCTTCGTGGGAGCGCTTGTGCGCCCGCACGTCCGGTGGATGTCCCGCATCGAGTTCTACCGCCCGCGGGTGGCCGCGGCCTTCCTCAACGCCATGGACGCCTTCCCGGTAGACCGCTTCGGCAACGCCTCGCCAGCGGTGCGGACGGCCGTGCGGATCCTCGAGCGCGGCGGAGCGGTCGGCATGTTCCCCGAGGGCGGGGTCGCCGTCGGGCGCGAGTCCGTGCTCCGCGGCGGCGCCGTCAAGCAGGGTGTCTGCACCATCGCGATCCAAGCACAAACAGCGGTGGTTCCTGTCGTCGTCCTTGGCACCGACGCGCTCCTGGCTGTGCGCCCCTGGCTGCCGATCAAGTCCGGGCGTGTGGACGTCAGCTTCGGCCCCTCCATTCAGCCGCCGCGGCGCGACGGGCGCTCGCGGCGCGCACTCCGCGCGGAGATGGCGGGCACGCTTACCGCGGCGTTCGTGGACCTTTACCGTGACCTGCTGCGGCGGACGGGGCGGCGCGACGAGGATGTGCCCTGA
- a CDS encoding peptide chain release factor 3, which translates to MSSAALPRRTFAIISHPDAGKTTLTEKLLLYGGQIQLAGSVTARKNQRATTSDWMELEKQRGISISSTVLQFDYNGYRINLLDTPGHKDFSEDTYRVLTAVDAAVMVIDAGKGIEPQTRKLFEVCRRRGVPIFTFMNKCDRPTREPLELLDELEKVLGIGAFPVNWPLGAGPTFRGVYDRLTHQAHLFERTTGGAYAAPVQVTSLEDPAIRAKLEDEVYIKAWEEVEMLQGAGETFDSPRVLAGQVTPVYFGSAMNNFGVQLLLDGFLEHSAAPGPRRSVGGGGDRMVQPEDPEFSGFVFKIQANMDPRHRDRIAFIRIVSGSFTREMTVVHVQSGKKIRLSNAQKLFGQARETVEDGKAGDVVGIVGHDILRIGDTLADDRTIQFNEIPRFAPEVFAYIQNPQPSNSKKFRLALEQLMQEGVVQMLEVGTGQVRTPLVAAVGPLQFEVLQHRMKSEYGAESLLRPSQWTICRWWRAAERVSDPEWLPDLPMDAALATDRDGQWVVLLADEWALRNFTQRNPKVELSDLPFDDVVKAG; encoded by the coding sequence ATGAGTTCCGCCGCCCTGCCACGCCGCACGTTTGCCATCATCTCCCACCCGGACGCGGGCAAGACGACGCTGACTGAGAAGCTGCTGCTGTACGGCGGGCAGATCCAGCTCGCGGGATCGGTGACGGCGCGGAAGAACCAGCGGGCGACGACGTCGGACTGGATGGAGCTTGAGAAGCAGCGCGGGATTTCGATCTCGTCCACGGTGCTGCAGTTTGACTACAACGGGTACCGCATCAACCTGCTGGATACGCCGGGGCACAAGGACTTCTCGGAGGACACGTACCGCGTGCTGACGGCGGTGGACGCGGCGGTGATGGTGATCGACGCGGGCAAAGGCATCGAGCCGCAGACGCGGAAGCTGTTTGAGGTCTGCCGCCGGCGGGGCGTGCCGATCTTTACGTTCATGAACAAGTGCGACCGGCCAACGCGGGAGCCGCTGGAGCTGCTGGACGAGCTGGAGAAGGTGCTGGGCATCGGGGCATTCCCGGTCAACTGGCCGCTGGGCGCGGGGCCCACTTTCCGCGGCGTGTACGACCGGCTGACGCACCAGGCGCACCTGTTCGAGCGGACGACGGGCGGGGCGTACGCCGCGCCGGTGCAGGTGACGAGCCTGGAGGACCCGGCGATCCGCGCGAAGCTCGAGGACGAGGTGTACATCAAGGCGTGGGAAGAGGTGGAGATGCTCCAGGGGGCGGGCGAGACCTTCGACAGCCCAAGGGTGCTGGCGGGGCAGGTGACGCCGGTGTACTTCGGCAGCGCGATGAACAACTTCGGGGTGCAGCTGCTGCTGGATGGGTTTCTGGAGCACTCGGCGGCGCCGGGGCCGCGGCGGAGCGTGGGGGGCGGGGGCGATCGGATGGTGCAGCCGGAGGACCCGGAGTTCAGCGGGTTTGTGTTCAAGATCCAGGCGAACATGGACCCGCGGCACCGGGACCGGATCGCGTTCATCCGCATCGTGAGCGGGAGCTTTACGCGCGAGATGACGGTGGTGCACGTGCAGAGCGGGAAGAAGATTCGGTTGAGCAATGCGCAGAAGCTGTTCGGGCAGGCGCGGGAGACGGTGGAGGACGGCAAGGCCGGGGACGTTGTCGGCATCGTCGGGCACGACATCCTGCGGATCGGCGACACGCTGGCGGATGATCGGACGATACAGTTCAACGAGATACCGCGGTTTGCGCCGGAGGTGTTCGCGTATATCCAGAATCCGCAGCCGAGCAACAGCAAGAAGTTCAGGCTCGCGCTCGAGCAGCTGATGCAGGAGGGCGTGGTGCAGATGCTGGAGGTGGGGACGGGGCAGGTGAGGACGCCGCTGGTGGCGGCGGTGGGTCCGCTGCAGTTCGAGGTGCTCCAGCATCGGATGAAGAGCGAGTACGGGGCGGAGTCGCTGCTGCGGCCGAGCCAGTGGACGATTTGCAGGTGGTGGCGGGCGGCCGAGCGGGTGAGCGATCCGGAGTGGCTGCCGGACCTGCCGATGGACGCGGCCCTGGCTACGGACCGGGATGGGCAGTGGGTGGTGCTGCTGGCGGATGAGTGGGCGCTGCGGAACTTCACGCAGCGGAACCCGAAGGTGGAGCTGTCGGACCTGCCGTTCGATGATGTGGTGAAGGCCGGATAG
- a CDS encoding class I SAM-dependent methyltransferase: MPAASSTPTSPTSTDGAMAPHPPIEGYYGQPAEKRAFLTSIFDETAVDYDKVEHWLSLGSGKWYRREALRRARLKPGMHVADVATGTGLVAREALRLMTVDGAVRGSLVGVDPSAGMLAEARKQLGIDTRVATAENLPFDDAAFDFLSMGYALRHVEDIAGAFREYHRVLKPGGRVCVLEITRPRTKFGRGFLKLYLHTVGAIISKMTDLAPRTPELWDYYWETIDRCVPPERVVAALKEAGFEQVERQVVCGVFSEYRAVRPG, from the coding sequence ATGCCCGCGGCCTCAAGCACCCCCACATCCCCCACTTCGACCGACGGCGCGATGGCGCCGCACCCGCCCATTGAGGGCTACTACGGGCAGCCGGCGGAGAAGCGGGCATTCCTGACGAGCATCTTCGATGAGACGGCCGTCGATTACGACAAGGTGGAGCACTGGCTCAGCCTGGGGTCGGGCAAGTGGTACCGGCGCGAGGCGCTACGGCGCGCGCGGCTGAAGCCCGGGATGCACGTGGCGGATGTGGCGACGGGAACAGGGCTGGTGGCGCGCGAGGCGCTGCGGCTGATGACGGTCGACGGCGCCGTGCGCGGCTCACTCGTGGGGGTCGACCCCAGCGCGGGGATGCTGGCGGAGGCGCGGAAGCAGCTGGGCATCGACACGCGAGTGGCGACGGCGGAGAACCTTCCGTTCGACGACGCCGCGTTCGACTTCCTGTCCATGGGCTACGCGCTTCGGCACGTGGAGGACATCGCCGGCGCCTTCCGCGAGTACCACCGGGTGCTCAAGCCCGGCGGGCGGGTGTGCGTGCTGGAGATCACGCGCCCTCGGACGAAGTTCGGGCGCGGTTTCCTGAAGCTGTACCTGCACACGGTGGGCGCGATCATCAGCAAGATGACCGACCTCGCCCCGCGCACGCCGGAGCTGTGGGACTACTACTGGGAGACGATCGACCGGTGCGTGCCCCCGGAGCGGGTGGTCGCCGCGCTCAAGGAAGCGGGCTTCGAGCAGGTGGAGCGGCAGGTGGTGTGCGGGGTGTTCTCGGAGTACCGGGCGGTGCGGCCCGGCTAA
- a CDS encoding lysophospholipid acyltransferase family protein, which translates to MGDRFYRCVRFFGSFGLWVSSRPLIRGLEHVPRTGPFILAATHQSVYDVPLLIRHTPRLLDFVSITEVFAKPLVGWFYGSLNAFPLERSRADPATVRIILDRLERGRAVAMFPEGRIRSGPDSVVHTGTIRAGVGRLATMANVPVVPCVIHNSNVYERPASWAPLRRTSYGIAYGEPMLPTVDPAELERQLVRSLQQLWAAIAKPE; encoded by the coding sequence ATGGGCGACCGCTTCTACAGGTGCGTCCGCTTCTTCGGCTCCTTCGGGTTGTGGGTCAGCTCCCGCCCGCTGATCCGCGGGCTCGAGCACGTGCCGCGCACCGGCCCCTTCATCCTCGCGGCGACGCACCAGAGCGTGTACGACGTCCCGCTGCTGATCCGCCACACGCCGCGACTGCTCGACTTCGTGAGCATCACGGAGGTCTTTGCCAAACCGCTGGTCGGCTGGTTCTACGGCTCGCTCAACGCGTTCCCCCTCGAACGCTCGCGGGCTGACCCCGCGACGGTGCGGATCATCCTTGACCGCCTTGAGCGCGGGCGCGCTGTCGCCATGTTCCCCGAGGGTCGCATCCGTTCCGGTCCTGACTCCGTTGTTCACACCGGCACGATCCGTGCCGGCGTTGGCCGCCTCGCCACGATGGCCAACGTCCCCGTCGTCCCCTGTGTCATCCACAACAGCAACGTCTACGAGCGGCCTGCAAGCTGGGCGCCCCTCCGGCGCACCAGCTATGGAATCGCGTACGGCGAGCCGATGCTCCCGACCGTTGACCCCGCCGAACTTGAGCGCCAACTCGTCCGATCGCTCCAGCAACTCTGGGCCGCAATCGCAAAGCCCGAGTGA